The Pseudoxanthomonas suwonensis sequence TCAACCACAGCCATCAGGAGAACCCCCATGGCAAACGACATGTTTCTGAAGATCGATGGTGTCGATGCGGAATCCACCGACCACAAGCACAAGGGCGAGATCGACCTGCTCTCCTGGAGCTGGGGCGCGTCCAATGCCGGCTCCATGGCGCTCGGCGGCGGCGGCGGCGCCGGCAAGGTGGCGATGCAGGACTTCAGCTTCAGCATGACCATGAACAAGGCCAGCCCTGTCCTGATGCAGTACTGCGCCACCGGCAAGCACATCGGCAAGGCGGTGCTGACCTGCCGCAAGGCCGGCGAGAACCCGCTGGAGTTCCTGATCATCACCTTCGAGGACCTGATCATCTCCAGCTACCAGACCGGGAGCAGCGGCGGCGAGGCCGGCCTGCCGACCGATTCAGTCTCGTTCAACTTCTCCAAGATCACCCAGGACTACGTGCCCCAGACCGCCAAGGGCGCTGGCGAGGGCAAGGTGTCCAAGGCCTACAACCTCAAGACCAACAAGGCCGCGTGAGCGGACGGCGGCGGGGCGGGCGGGCCCGGCGGCTCGCGTCGCCCTCGCGCCGGCGCCGGCTGGCCGCACCGGACGGCGGGGCCGTTGGTCCGCCCAGGAGACCCGAGCCATGCTGCCGCGCTGCCTGACCGAACGCCTGAGTTCGGAACGCGACGACGATCCGCGCCACGCCACGTACTACGCTTCGGTGCAGGATCTGCGCGACGCGGTCTCCAGGGACCTGGAGGATCTGCTCAACACCCGCTCCGAAGCCCCCCGACTGCTTCCGGACGCGTTCGTCGAATGCCTGGCTTCGTCACTCACCTACGGGGTCCCGGACTTCTCGTCGTCGAGCCTGCTCGGCCCGCACGACCGCGACCGCATCCGGCGCACGCTGGAAGGCGCGATCGGCCAGCACGAGCCGCGACTGTCGCGCGTACGCGTCGCGCTGGAACCGCAAAGGGAGCACGAACGCGCATTGCGGTTCCGGGTCGACGCGCTGCTCAGGCTGGGCCCGGAGCAGGAGAAGGTCCGCTTCGATGCGGTCCTGCAACTGTCCACCCAGGTATGCGCGGTCCAGTGAGCGGATACGCCGCGCCAACCTTCGACGAGGGACCAAGCCATGAAACCCTACCTCCATACCGGCGGAAACTACGCGCATTTCCACTGGAATCTCGATTCCTCGGTCGGCCGCGGCGGACAGAACTCGAATCCCTGCGACGTCAGCTATCTCCAGTGGTACTACGCACTGGCGGCAGCGCATCCCAACACGCCCGAGGAACGCAAGGTGGTCTATCGCAAGGTCCGCATTACCGGCACGTGTGCGGGAACCGATGCCGACCCCCTGGTCGGCGCGATCATCGCCCACCAGCGGCACCTCAAGCACCCGCAGGTCGACGGCCGCGTCAGCGTCGCGCGCGGCACCGGCTTCGTCGGCACATCGGGTTTCTTCATCCTGCGGATCGGCGCACGCTTGGCACACATGCATCCCAGGGCGTGGCCGCGGCTGGACCTGATTCCAGGCTGCCCTCCCCTGGTCGCCCAGGCGGTGCAGAACGCGGTGCCTTTCCTGCCGACCGACTGAACGGGCGACGGGCCGGGCACGGCCCGCTCCGCCGCACCGGCGGCTTTCATTCCCGCTCGTCGACCAGCAAGGCCAGTCCAAGCGCCTCCGCCAGCCCCCTCTCCAGTTCCTTCCCGAGCCGCACGCGCCATTCCCCGGCCGACAG is a genomic window containing:
- the tssE gene encoding type VI secretion system baseplate subunit TssE, translating into MLPRCLTERLSSERDDDPRHATYYASVQDLRDAVSRDLEDLLNTRSEAPRLLPDAFVECLASSLTYGVPDFSSSSLLGPHDRDRIRRTLEGAIGQHEPRLSRVRVALEPQREHERALRFRVDALLRLGPEQEKVRFDAVLQLSTQVCAVQ
- a CDS encoding Hcp family type VI secretion system effector; its protein translation is MANDMFLKIDGVDAESTDHKHKGEIDLLSWSWGASNAGSMALGGGGGAGKVAMQDFSFSMTMNKASPVLMQYCATGKHIGKAVLTCRKAGENPLEFLIITFEDLIISSYQTGSSGGEAGLPTDSVSFNFSKITQDYVPQTAKGAGEGKVSKAYNLKTNKAA